TCATGACCCGGTGCGGGCAGGTCCCGCGCTCCGTCGCCGCCGGGAGGTAGTCGTCCATCGTTACGACGTGTTCCTCGCCGGCCGAGAAATCGACAGGCGACCCCTTGTTGCGGGCGTACCAATCGGCTTCGAACGGACAGTACAGCGGCGGGTCCGACCCGTCGGCCATCGACTCCGGGGCGGTCGGCTGGGCCTGTCGGTACGGCGAGTTCGCACCCGCTGTCGAGAGCGTGTTGTCGCCCAGCGTCGCCTGGTCGGCGGCGTCGGGACGCGCGGCCGCGGCGAGGTCCTGGCCCTTCCGCGGGTCCCACCACTGGTCGTCGTCAGTCTCACCGGCGATTGCGGCGTCCGCGACGGCTGCGCCGTCCGAGCGCCCGCCGTCCTCGACCAGCCGCGCCGTCGCCTCCCTGAGGTCCTCACAGCGGTCGTGCGTGCTCACGTCGTCGGGGAACTGCCCTTCACGACCGTACGGGCAGAGGTCGCGCTTGCCGACCAGCGAGATACCGTCGAAGGGCTCCTCTATTCCAGCGTTGAGCGTCCGAAGGTCGTCGACGAACTGCTGGAGCTGCTGTTTGACCGGGGTGACGACGACCATCCGTTCGTACAAATCCGTATCGCGGACCAGCGTCGCGCCGGCGGTGAGCGCGGCCATCGTCTTGCCGGTCCCGCAGGGCCCCTCCATCGCGAGAAAGCCGCGCGCCTTGCCCGCCTCGATGGCTCGTTCGACGGCGTCAGCCTGGTTCTCGTATGGCTCGTCGAAGCCGAAGTACGTGCGCCAGGACTCCGTACCCGTCGAGGCGGGGTCTGCCATTGGGCCGGGATTAGTCGTCCCGGTATTTGAACCGCGGGGTTCGAGTCCATCGCCGTCGCTCCCGCTCTGTGTGAACAGTGTCGAGACCGCAATGAACGGAAAAACGGGCAGTGACTGACCGCCGCCCAGTCACTAGCACCGAGCCGTTAGTCCAGCAGGCCGAGATCGCTGAGTCGCTCGACGATAGTGTCGACGGCTTCCTCCGCGTCCTCCTTTCGCTTCCCGCCGGTGACGACGAGCTTCCCCGAACCGAACAGCAGCGCGACCACGTCGGGCTCGTCCAGTCGGTAGACGAGGCCCGGGAACTGCTCCGGCTCGTACTCGATGTTCTCGAGGCCGAGGCCGATTGCGATGGCGTTGAGGTTGAGCGAACTCCCGAGGTCCGCGGAACTGACGATGTTCTGGACGACGATTTCGGGGTCGTCGTCGACCTGGATGTTCAGGTCGCGGAGTTTGTCGAAGACGATACGCAGGCTCTGGTGGACGTCGTCCGTGGATTTCGCACCCGTGCAGACGATCTTGCCCGACCGGAAGATGAGCGCGGCGGATTTGGGGTCCTGTGTCCGATAGACGAGGCCCGGGAACTGCTCGGGGTCGTAGTCGGCCCCCTCCAGGTCCATCGCGACGCTCTCAAGGTCGAGTTCTTGTCCGATACCGGTCGAAGCAACGACATTTTCGATGTCAATGCTCTCTTTTGGGTCGACCATATAGTGTTTTAAATACCGGATTTAAATCATATAAACGTTTGTGATGCTGTGATTACTAGTCGTTCTTCGACCTCTACCGCGTCCGACAGATTCCATTCAAGTAGGGGCA
The genomic region above belongs to Haloarcula hispanica ATCC 33960 and contains:
- a CDS encoding TATA-box-binding protein, with translation MVDPKESIDIENVVASTGIGQELDLESVAMDLEGADYDPEQFPGLVYRTQDPKSAALIFRSGKIVCTGAKSTDDVHQSLRIVFDKLRDLNIQVDDDPEIVVQNIVSSADLGSSLNLNAIAIGLGLENIEYEPEQFPGLVYRLDEPDVVALLFGSGKLVVTGGKRKEDAEEAVDTIVERLSDLGLLD